Proteins from a genomic interval of Deltaproteobacteria bacterium:
- a CDS encoding ABC transporter ATP-binding protein: MSKTILEVRNLKKHFLQPGRFFTPFGGETGTIPAVDDVSFYIKENETMGLVGESGCGKTTIGKSILKLMPVTAGSINFDGKEIVDLTEGEFRPYRRQMQMIFQDLDAALNPRMRIRAVLKEAVCIGGRLSDSEVSRRISELLEQVNIKKNKLSNYPHELSGGEKRRIGIARTLAVGARFIVADEPTSALDVSIQAQVVNLLKDLQKELGLSYLFISHDLPIVELVSHKVAVMYLGKIVETGLSGRIAHAPRHPYTKILWSSLVERQSEEASKVSKSLQGLFDFERPLRGCRFSPRCPVFEARGRPSLCTDPDSEPLLENVDDVHKVACHFPL, encoded by the coding sequence ATGTCCAAAACGATACTTGAAGTGAGAAACCTCAAAAAGCATTTTCTTCAGCCAGGAAGGTTCTTTACTCCCTTTGGCGGAGAGACGGGGACCATTCCCGCCGTTGATGACGTTTCCTTCTATATTAAGGAGAATGAAACAATGGGGCTTGTGGGGGAATCGGGCTGCGGGAAGACGACGATCGGCAAGTCCATACTAAAACTGATGCCTGTTACGGCAGGGAGCATCAACTTTGATGGAAAGGAGATTGTTGATCTCACAGAAGGGGAATTTCGCCCTTACAGGCGTCAGATGCAGATGATTTTTCAGGACCTCGACGCCGCCCTTAATCCCAGGATGCGGATCAGAGCTGTTCTCAAGGAAGCCGTCTGCATCGGCGGCAGACTGAGTGACTCGGAAGTCTCCCGGAGGATTAGTGAACTGCTGGAACAGGTGAACATAAAAAAAAACAAGCTTTCCAATTATCCCCACGAGCTTTCCGGCGGTGAAAAGCGGAGGATAGGAATTGCCCGCACCCTTGCCGTCGGCGCCCGGTTTATTGTCGCCGATGAGCCGACAAGCGCTCTTGACGTCTCTATTCAGGCCCAGGTGGTAAACCTCCTGAAAGACCTGCAAAAGGAACTCGGTCTTTCCTATCTCTTCATATCTCACGACCTTCCCATTGTGGAGCTTGTCAGCCACAAGGTGGCCGTCATGTATCTTGGGAAGATAGTAGAGACGGGGCTTTCCGGGCGTATTGCTCATGCACCGCGCCACCCCTATACGAAAATACTCTGGTCGTCGCTCGTTGAAAGACAGAGCGAAGAAGCCTCGAAGGTATCGAAGAGCCTGCAGGGACTTTTTGATTTTGAAAGACCTTTAAGGGGCTGCCGCTTTTCCCCTCGTTGTCCTGTATTTGAAGCCAGGGGGCGGCCCTCCCTCTGCACCGATCCTGACAGTGAACCTTTGCTTGAAAATGTTGATGATGTTCACAAGGTCGCCTGCCACTTTCCCCTTTAG
- a CDS encoding DUF2059 domain-containing protein encodes MKRWVVIIVLLVFPAVAYSGELNKRHKVEALLVLTKIDTMVDSMYSQMDQIMKGMSRQLGIKPSEEEMFNKFMSRYVSIMRQEMNWEKMKGPMIDVYMKHYSDKEIQDMITFYKSETGKSMIEKMPEVMKDSMLISQSMMKDFVPKMESIFLEIKKEIEKEREKQK; translated from the coding sequence ATGAAAAGATGGGTTGTAATTATTGTATTACTGGTGTTTCCAGCCGTTGCATATTCGGGAGAGTTAAATAAGAGGCACAAGGTTGAGGCCTTACTGGTGCTGACTAAAATAGACACAATGGTTGATTCAATGTATTCACAGATGGATCAGATAATGAAAGGCATGTCCCGGCAGCTGGGTATAAAGCCTTCGGAAGAAGAAATGTTTAATAAATTCATGTCCAGATATGTTTCGATTATGAGGCAGGAGATGAACTGGGAGAAAATGAAAGGCCCGATGATAGATGTATATATGAAACATTATAGTGATAAAGAAATACAGGATATGATTACTTTTTACAAGAGTGAGACGGGGAAATCCATGATAGAAAAAATGCCGGAAGTTATGAAAGATTCGATGCTTATATCCCAATCGATGATGAAAGATTTTGTTCCTAAAATGGAATCCATCTTTCTGGAAATAAAAAAAGAAATAGAGAAGGAAAGAGAAAAGCAGAAGTAG
- a CDS encoding transposase, translating into MPRKPRIEFEGAFYHVTTRGNQRQNIYKDEEDFRKYLEILTRYKKRYGFNLYAYVLMSNHVHLLVETGSISLSKIFQGINQSFTLYFNKKYNLSGHLFQGRYRAILCEKDAYLLSLLKYIHLNPVRAGMVKDVKDYRWSSHKVYTGETKQTELIDADDVLGIFSIKRSNARELYQCFISDAETIEKQDVYRTVDQQLLGNEAFIDEVIKKSSRVIEKKRMTKEYTLNEIAIAVERMFCVDIEQLRGKGKSENSRKGKKLFSIVSNEYGYKGSEIATFIGKDPSVITRHLKEKKELEKEVEEVINSLSKAQESQ; encoded by the coding sequence ATGCCGAGAAAGCCGAGGATAGAATTCGAAGGGGCCTTTTACCATGTAACTACCCGTGGTAATCAGCGGCAAAATATATATAAAGATGAAGAAGATTTCCGTAAATACCTGGAGATACTGACCCGGTATAAGAAACGGTATGGATTTAACCTATATGCTTATGTACTAATGAGCAATCATGTTCACCTACTGGTCGAAACGGGGAGCATATCACTTTCAAAGATTTTTCAGGGGATCAATCAGAGCTTTACGCTCTATTTCAATAAAAAATACAATCTGTCAGGTCACCTCTTCCAGGGGAGGTACAGAGCAATTCTATGTGAGAAGGATGCCTACCTCCTGTCATTGTTGAAATATATCCATCTCAATCCCGTCAGGGCCGGGATGGTGAAAGATGTTAAAGATTATCGTTGGAGTTCTCATAAGGTATACACAGGGGAGACCAAACAAACTGAATTGATCGATGCTGATGATGTGTTGGGCATTTTTTCGATAAAGAGATCAAATGCCCGAGAACTTTATCAATGCTTTATCAGCGACGCAGAGACAATAGAGAAGCAGGATGTTTATCGAACTGTTGATCAACAACTGTTAGGTAATGAAGCTTTCATTGATGAGGTGATAAAAAAATCGTCAAGAGTAATTGAAAAGAAGAGAATGACGAAGGAATACACCCTGAATGAGATTGCAATTGCAGTGGAAAGGATGTTTTGCGTTGACATTGAACAGTTAAGAGGAAAAGGTAAGTCTGAAAACAGCAGGAAAGGAAAAAAGCTGTTCAGTATTGTATCAAATGAATATGGATATAAAGGAAGTGAAATTGCCACCTTTATAGGAAAAGACCCATCCGTCATTACAAGGCATCTGAAAGAGAAAAAAGAACTGGAAAAGGAAGTTGAAGAAGTGATAAATTCTTTGTCAAAGGCTCAGGAAAGTCAATAG
- a CDS encoding DUF4266 domain-containing protein, which produces MMNRLVAIVLLLLLTPACSSRLERVKPYEKEAFSKDKMLLNPMPLKVEYEEHILSIREASQGGGSSFQGGCGCK; this is translated from the coding sequence ATGATGAATCGTCTAGTAGCCATTGTATTATTATTGCTTTTGACCCCGGCTTGTTCCAGCCGCCTGGAAAGAGTGAAGCCTTATGAAAAAGAGGCCTTTTCAAAGGACAAGATGCTTTTAAATCCCATGCCCCTGAAGGTGGAATATGAGGAACATATTTTAAGTATCCGGGAGGCTTCTCAGGGTGGAGGAAGCTCTTTCCAGGGTGGATGCGGGTGTAAATAA
- a CDS encoding DUF3570 domain-containing protein has protein sequence MMKQTSLLAILLLLFGTILSYAEGLEEKVTYSLNAYRDNSEGFILTNKLGMVKSIKEKFAIGVNGGVDAITAASSSNKSDRGPSEKSQSYRSYASLSGIYDDRENSLILGGYLSEENDYSGRSLFINYVRQLNRQNTSLAIALSTLSDRWKINTLPRDDRKGTQADLSITQFLSPTVQFQLGYSNIYSRGYLASPYRFIEQPTPLPLIEESLPASRRGEAYSLRVVKALSGATSLNLSYRYYRDDWKITSHTINTEVYRDLRDNYTLGGRLRLYRQSDTAYTKDIGAYTGTEKYVPIDYKYSAFDSYMAGVNLIYTIERPDLKRYVIKGSLDYYRTSNNDFIKYWYHNSYLDAVIFSCSVDYLY, from the coding sequence ATGATGAAGCAAACTTCCCTTCTGGCCATCCTGTTGCTGCTTTTCGGCACGATTTTGAGTTATGCCGAAGGACTTGAGGAAAAAGTCACCTATTCTTTAAATGCTTACCGTGATAATAGCGAAGGGTTTATTCTTACCAATAAACTGGGCATGGTTAAGTCAATAAAAGAGAAGTTTGCAATCGGGGTGAATGGCGGTGTAGACGCTATAACCGCTGCGTCATCTTCAAACAAGTCAGACAGGGGCCCCTCTGAAAAATCGCAAAGCTACAGGTCTTATGCTTCTTTATCAGGGATTTATGATGACAGGGAAAACAGTCTGATTCTTGGCGGTTACCTCTCTGAGGAGAATGATTATTCAGGACGTTCTCTGTTTATCAATTATGTGCGTCAGCTTAATAGGCAAAATACATCTTTGGCGATAGCCCTTTCCACGCTATCGGACAGGTGGAAGATTAATACCCTGCCCCGTGATGACAGAAAAGGGACTCAGGCCGACCTGTCGATAACACAATTTTTATCACCCACGGTACAGTTTCAGCTGGGCTATTCAAACATTTATTCCCGGGGTTACCTGGCGTCACCCTATCGTTTCATAGAGCAGCCCACGCCGCTTCCTTTGATTGAAGAAAGCCTTCCCGCGTCAAGAAGGGGTGAGGCTTATAGTCTGCGGGTGGTAAAGGCGTTAAGCGGGGCCACAAGCCTGAACCTCAGTTATCGCTACTACCGTGACGACTGGAAGATTACCTCTCATACGATTAATACGGAAGTCTACAGGGACCTGCGGGATAATTATACCCTTGGAGGGCGGCTCAGGTTATACCGGCAATCCGATACGGCTTATACAAAAGATATCGGCGCCTACACAGGAACCGAAAAATACGTACCTATTGACTACAAATATTCAGCCTTTGACTCTTACATGGCCGGGGTAAACCTTATCTACACGATTGAAAGGCCGGACTTGAAGCGTTACGTCATTAAGGGGAGCCTCGATTATTACAGGACATCAAACAATGATTTCATCAAGTACTGGTACCACAATAGCTACCTTGACGCCGTGATTTTTTCCTGTAGTGTCGATTATCTTTATTAA
- a CDS encoding TlpA family protein disulfide reductase has protein sequence MKKGKCNIVSKNSFILLFVFILCLFSVSLKAAPGVGDMAMDFDLRELGGEKKYSLSDFKGQVILLNIWASWCSGCKEEMPHFIYFQQLYNKADFLIVAASVDRKEEDSLKFLKKLEKKAGREVNFLVLMDEDKKIAKDYNPFGLPASYLIDGEGKIIKSFYGSLKESSLNDLKAKIENLVKEK, from the coding sequence ATGAAAAAGGGCAAATGCAATATAGTTTCTAAAAACAGCTTTATCCTTTTATTTGTTTTTATACTGTGCCTCTTTTCAGTTTCCCTTAAAGCGGCTCCCGGCGTAGGGGACATGGCCATGGATTTTGATCTTAGAGAGCTTGGAGGGGAGAAAAAGTATTCCCTCTCTGATTTTAAGGGACAGGTTATTTTGTTAAATATATGGGCAAGCTGGTGCAGCGGTTGCAAGGAAGAGATGCCCCACTTTATCTATTTTCAGCAATTATATAACAAGGCAGATTTCCTTATTGTCGCTGCCTCTGTTGACAGGAAAGAGGAGGACTCCCTTAAATTCTTAAAAAAGCTTGAAAAGAAAGCAGGAAGAGAGGTCAACTTTCTTGTTCTTATGGATGAGGACAAGAAGATTGCTAAAGACTACAATCCCTTTGGATTACCGGCTTCTTACCTGATAGACGGGGAGGGTAAAATAATCAAATCTTTTTATGGTTCCTTAAAAGAATCGTCCCTTAACGATTTAAAGGCAAAGATAGAAAATCTGGTTAAAGAAAAATGA